A region from the Nematostella vectensis chromosome 13, jaNemVect1.1, whole genome shotgun sequence genome encodes:
- the LOC5506291 gene encoding uncharacterized protein LOC5506291 — MRKSRDIIINMSAKEEVRKRSRNETPSWAPGQPDYDPNLPYGPKVYLARKKKPDPWWVTCIEVAVVVGVLLFFVYMYYYMEHLHFHVVRAYAYVGSSHAQHHLGHKFLKGHGTSKDENQAMYWFREAAKNGHPHGAYNLVAGHIQGYNTDVEEHEVEPLLQMAADNGVDEAKQALKDLYPHKYNT; from the exons ATGCGCAAATCGAGGgacatcattatcaacatgtCGGCGAAAGAAGAAGTGCGGAAGAGATCGCGGAATGAAACTCCTTCGTGGGCGCCCGGACAGCCTGATTATGACCCAAACCTGCCGTACGGGCCTAAAGTTTACCTTGCTCGTAAAAAGAAACCGGACCCATGGTGGGTGACCTGTATTGAG GTTGCAGTTGTCGTAGGCGTGCTcctgttttttgtttacatGTATTACTACATGGAACATCTTCATTTTCATGTGGTGCGAGCATATGCTTATGTCGGCAGCTCACACGCCCAACACCACCTTGGACATAAATTCCTTAAAG GACATGGGACATCAAAGGATGAAAATCAAGCAATGTACTGGTTCAG AGAAGCAGCAAAAAATGGACACCCCCATGGGGCATATAATCTCGTTGCCGGGCACATTCAAGGATACAACACAGATGTCGAAGAGCA TGAGGTTGAACCATTGCTTCAGATGGCGGCAGATAATGGGGTCGATGAAGCCAAGCAAGCATTAAAGGACCTCTACCCCCATAAATACAACACCTAA
- the LOC5506282 gene encoding exosome complex component RRP42: MADAQLSVYEREFIISGAEQDYRSDGRSCEDYRYFEVETGIVSNTSGSARLRLSDTDILVGVKAEIGEPNLLTPGCGRVEFFVDCSSNASVEFNGRSGDDLAADLMRSLDRTYSNKSAIDLSSLSIIHGQQCWVLYVDTLVLECGGNLYDALSLAVKAALYNTRIPNVTVSSDGGEVELEISDDPYDCHQLPPDQMPIIITLSKIGGRHVVDASQSEELCSDCHLLVAVNSCGNVCGQQKIGCGGLEPDTICEMLETARSVGKRVNNALIRVLKEGEAVVDTEKVGFLR, from the exons atggcggacgcaCAACTCTCTGTTTACGAGAGAGAGTTCATTATCAGCGGCGCGGAGCAAGATTACCGCTCGGATGGTAGAAGCTGTGAAGATTATCGGTATTTTGAAGTAGAAACTGGTATAGTGTCAAACACTAGTGGGTCTGCACGACTTCGATTG tctgATACAGATATATTAGTCGGAGTCAAAGCGGAGATAGGTGAACCAAACCTCTTGACACCAGGATGTGGTCGGGTTGAGTTTTTTGTTGACTG TTCATCGAATGCTTCAGTGGAGTTTAATGGACGATCAGGTGATGATCTTGCAGCTGACTTGATGCGCAGTTTGGACCGAACTTACTCAAATAAATCGGCCATTGATCTGTCATCATTGTCAATCATCCATGGACAACAGTGTTGGGTCTTGTATGTTGATACTCTG GTCTTAGAATGTGGAGGAAATTTGTATGATGCCCTTTCACTAGCCGTGAAAGCAGCTCTTTATAATACCAG AATTCCCAATGTGACAGTCTCCAGTGATGGTGGGGAAGTTGAACTTGAGATATCTGATGACCCATATGATTGCCATCAGCTCCCCCCTGACCAAATGCCAATCATTATTACACTGTCTAAG attgGAGGTCGTCACGTGGTCGACGCTAGTCAATCAGAAGAGCTCTGTAGCGACTGTCATCTTCTTGTTGCGGTTAACTCATGCGGGAATGTATGCGGTCAGCAGAAGATTGGCTGCGGTGGACTGGAACCGGACACAATATGCGAGATGCTAGAG ACAGCTCGGTCGGTTGGCAAAAGAGTGAACAACGCTCTGATTCGAGTTCTGAAGGAAGGGGAGGCCGTTGTGGACACAGAGAAAGTAGGATTTCTTAGATAG
- the LOC125559111 gene encoding melanocyte-stimulating hormone receptor-like, with the protein MENFTTECLPNPGIFNINHDFVYDDFPTTVISIIVCTVILSVLITSTNLVVLIGIARKSLLKIPANILIFSLMLADFLTGFLFLPLAIGYLMRRELQDSCVYFSLTLTVNWLFRCVSYLTLIAVCIERYVSLFWTYKHTVYVTKNVTSTIAALIWLSSLVIVPLSVFRVMPKSGWVMGGTGAVGMVILVATNYRIVKLARRHCAQIQDQTPTEQRKQLAKSRKQSVTITYVIGVTLISYLPLTVLILDVLLRGYTARTTKAYQICDILFTVSSLIDPFIYCWRNREIKRAVQNTLAKLRETLLSRWTAQKNSDRRRNSRGSTRDEGQSRKDKQMNLENRENDGQQDGENEGMNLKRSEELRGGQKGRKQRKKRNNMKEGERKVGEER; encoded by the coding sequence ATGGAGAACTTTACGACTGAGTGCTTACCAAACCCTGGTATATTTAACATCAATCACGACTTTGTCTACGACGACTTTCCAACAACTGTCATATCGATCATCGTATGTACCGTGATTCTATCAGTGCTAATCACTTCGACTAACTTAGTGGTATTAATTGGGATTGCCCGCAAATCCCTGCTAAAAATCCCGGCCAACATTCTTATATTCTCTCTTATGCTTGCTGACTTTCTGACGGGGTTTTTGTTCCTACCGCTGGCCATTGGCTACCTGATGAGGCGAGAGCTACAGGACTCGTGTGTCTACTTTTCCCTGACTCTCACCGTTAACTGGCTTTTCCGTTGCGTCTCGTATCTCACTCTCATTGCTGTCTGCATTGAGCGCTACGTGAGCCTCTTCTGGACTTACAAGCACACGGTTTACGTAACAAAGAACGTAACATCCACCATTGCCGCTCTTATTTGGCTGTCAAGCCTCGTGATAGTCCCCTTGAGTGTGTTTCGTGTCATGCCAAAGTCAGGGTGGGTAATGGGGGGAACAGGCGCCGTGGGAATGGTAATCCTTGTAGCGACTAACTATCGCATTGTGAAGCTAGCTCGGCGACACTGTGCTCAAATACAAGACCAAACACCCACAGAGCAGAGGAAACAATTGGCCaaatcaagaaaacaaagcGTAACCATCACGTACGTTATCGGCGTAACTTTGATCAGTTATCTGCCGCTCACTGTTCTGATACTAGACGTACTTTTGCGCGGGTACACTGCACGTACAACCAAGGCATATCAGATCTGTGATATCTTATTCACTGTGAGCTCACTCATTGATCCCTTCATATACTGCTGGAGAAATAGGGAAATCAAAAGGGCTGTACAAAATACACTCGCGAAATTAAGAGAAACCCTACTGTCAAGGTGGACCGCGCAAAAGAACTCTGATAGACGACGAAATAGCAGAGGTAGTACTCGGGATGAGGGCCAAAGCCGtaaagataaacaaatgaaCTTAGAGAATAGAGAAAACGATGGTCAACAAGATGGGGAAAACGAGGGAATGAACTTGAAGAGGAGTGAGGAACTGCGAGGAGGTCAGAAAGGCAggaagcaaagaaaaaaaagaaataacatgAAAGAAGGGGAAAGAAAAGTAGGGGAAGAGAGATAA
- the LOC5506297 gene encoding centrosomal protein of 290 kDa: protein MSMPAIHSCLQFSVENERIKAKNKKLLKRNAKLEEQLKTFMVEFGRDRLQDRQEASTRSIQIQTDQRPQRVVRTQSAVPLQKPNNRFIQANEEQNIKADKMLTMHTNLMKRYQKELKTNTEQVEQIATLTLEVVELKKKLEDAKKKIEELQKEKEAILLRTKATRTRDRVTPSRQDLLADMAKITRERDKLLKEKNNYKDELKLLDRGFFEEVEDLKFALQQSAKLNTAYEVALRKLCTQFGVPVPSLVGSGKKRHKHRERQREFR from the exons ATGTCTATGCCTGCTATCCATAGCTGCTTACAG TTTTCTGTAGAGAATGAGAGGATCAAAGCGAAAAACAAGAAACTGTTAAAAAGAAACGCGAAACTTGAAGAACAACTGAAAACGTTTATGGTCGAGTTTGGGAGAGATCGCCTCCAAGACAGACAAGAAGCAAGTACTAGAAG CATTCAAATACAAACAGACCAGCGTCCTCAAAGAGTCGTCCGCACTCAGTCTGCTGTCCCTCTTCAAAAACCCAACAATCGGTTCATCCAAGCAAACGAGGAACAAAACATCAAGGCTGATAA GATGTTGACCATGCATACAAACCTGATGAAGAGATACCAGAAAGAGCTCAAGACCAACACAGAACAAGTGGAGCAAATTGCCACCTTAACT CTGGAAGTTGTTGAATTAAAGAAAAAGCTGGAGGATGCCAAAAAGAAGATTGAAGAactacaaaaagaaaaagaagcaaTTCTACTGCGAACAAAAGCTACAAGAACAAGAGATCGTGTCACACCATCGAGGCAAG ACTTGCTGGCTGACATGGCAAAGATAACAAGAGAACGAGATAAACTgctaaaagagaaaaacaattataaag aTGAACTGAAACTCCTAGACAGG GGATTTTTTGAAGAAGTTGAAGATCTAAAGTTCGCTTTACAGCAGTCTGCAAAACTTAACACGGCTTACGAAGTAGCCCTAAGGAAACTCTGCACTCAGTTTGGGGTTCCTGTGCCATCACTCGTGGGATCTGGGAAGAAGAGGCACAAACATAGAGAGCGCCAACGAGAATTTAGATGA